The following are encoded together in the Lathyrus oleraceus cultivar Zhongwan6 chromosome 3, CAAS_Psat_ZW6_1.0, whole genome shotgun sequence genome:
- the LOC127128427 gene encoding probable disease resistance protein RF9 yields the protein MIRNAELKAGSALKLFSRTLNYLEFLILKELRDQREKCCLKKSEIFWLKFLSLNLQTVNKVSWDSTVEILNILWKLKRLRHLYLPNWFENVSGFLQLENLINLQTLVNFPASKSDVKDLLKLKNLKKLVLNDPRYFQKFAESFSLCNEKLECLVCSRNGFPKLKVLAIRDFCNLEEWMVEDQAMPWLYRLSIFDCNKLKSVPDGLEFVAGLRELEIRWMPKPFKNRLGVAGEDYHKVQHVPSVVFFN from the coding sequence ATGATAAGAAATGCCGAGTTGAAAGCTGGAAGCGCGTTAAAGCTGTTTTCGAGAACTTTAAACTACTTAGAGTTCTTGATCTTGAAGGAGTTAAGGGACCAAAGGGAGAAATGTTGCCTAAAGAAGTCGGAAATCTTTTGGTTGAAGTTTTTGAGCCTAAATTTGCAAACTGTCAATAAAGTAAGTTGGGATTCAACGGTTGAAATTCTTAACATTCTATGGAAGTTGAAACGGTTGAGGCATTTATATCTTCCGAATTGGTTTGAAAATGTTTCTGGCTTCCTGCAGCTTGAAAATCTGATCAACTTACAGACACTAGTAAACTTTCCTGCTAGTAAATCTGATGTAAAAGATTTGCTAAAACTGAAAAACCTCAAAAAACTAGTACTCAACGATCCGAGATATTTTCAGAAGTTCGCGGAAAGTTTCAGTTTATGTAACGAAAAGTTGGAATGCCTGGTATGTTCGCGGAATGGTTTTCCTAAACTGAAAGTTCTTGCGATTCGCGACTTTTGTAATTTAGAAGAGTGGATGGTAGAGGATCAAGCAATGCCTTGGCTCTATAGATTGAGTATCTTTGATTGCAACAAGTTAAAGAGTGTACCTGATGGACTAGAATTTGTTGCTGGTTTGAGGGAGTTGGAGATCAGATGGATGCCGAAACCATTTAAGAATAGGCTTGGAGTTGCTGGAGAGGATTACCACAAAGTCCAACATGTTCCATCTGTTGTGTTTTTCAACTAG
- the LOC127128426 gene encoding protein NSP-INTERACTING KINASE 1 → MMKPTRVFIDFLCFAFFLFWSSNALLSSKGVNFEVQALMGIKESLVDPHGVLDNWDGDAVDPCSWTMVTCSNENLVIGLGTPSQSLSGTLSPSIGNLTNLQIVLLQNNNITGSIPSEFGKLPKLQTLDLSDNFFSGEIPPSLGHLKSLQYLRFNNNSLVGECPESLANMTQLSFLDLSYNNLSGPVPRILAKSFSIIGNPLVCATGNEPNCHGMTLMPISMNLNNTNLDVLPSSKPKSHKMAIVFGLSLGCLCMIVIGFGLVLWRRHKHNQQAFFDVKDRHHEEVYLGNLKRFPFRELQVATHNFSNKNLVGKGGFGNVYKGILSDGTAVAVKRLKDGNAIGGEIQFQTEVEMISLAVHRNLLRLYGFCMTSSERLLVYPYMCNGSVASRLKGKPVLDWGTRKNIALGAARGLLYLHEQCDPKIIHRDVKAANILLDNYCEAVVGDFGLAKLLDHQDSHVTTAVRGTVGHIAPEYLSTGQSSEKTDVFGFGILLLELITGQRALEFGKAANQKGAMLDWVKKIHQEKKLELLVDKDLKSNYDKIELEETVQVALLCTQYLPSHRPKMSEVVRMLEGDGLAERWEASQRTDTSKWKHHESSLSDRYSDLTDDSVLLVQAMELSGPR, encoded by the exons ATGATGAAGCCAACAAGAGTTTTTATAGATTTTCTTTGTTTTGCATTTTTCTTGTTTTGGAGTTCTAATGCTTTGCTTTCTTCTAAAGGTGTAAACTTTGAAG TTCAAGCTTTGATGGGAATAAAAGAGTCTCTAGTGGATCCACATGGTGTTCTTGATAATTGGGATGGTGATGCAGTTGATCCATGTAGTTGGACTATGGTTACATGTTCTAATGAAAATCTTGTCATTGGATT GGGCACTCCGAGTCAAAGTTTATCAGGTACTCTATCTCCAAGCATAGGGAATTTAACCAATCTTCAGATTGT GCTTCTCCAGAATAACAACATAACCGGGTCAATCCCTTCGGAATTTGGAAAACTTCCTAAGCTTCAGACTCTTGATCTCTCTGACAATTTCTTCAGCGGTGAAATTCCTCCTTCTCTCGGACACTTGAAAAGCCTTCAATACTT GAGGTTTAATAATAACAGCCTTGTTGGTGAATGTCCAGAATCACTAGCTAACATGACACAACTTTCTTTTCT TGATCTGTCTTACAATAATCTCAGTGGACCTGTACCGAGAATTTTGGCCAAATCTTTTAG CATTATTGGTAACCCTCTTGTTTGTGCTACCGGAAATGAACCAAACTGTCATGGGATGACATTGATGCCAATATCCATGAACTTAAACAATACTAATCTAG ATGTTTTACCATCGAGCAAACCAAAAAGTCATAAAATGGCTATAGTCTTCGGCTTGAGTCTGGGATGTCTCTGCATGATAGTTATCGGTTTTGGACTTGTTCTTTGGAGGAGACACAAGCATAATCAACAAGCGTTCTTCGATGTTAAAG ACCGGCATCACGAAGAAGTTTACCTTGGAAACTTGAAGAGATTTCCATTCAGAGAACTCCAAGTTGCTACTCACAACTTCAGCAACAAAAACTTAGTTGGAAAAGGCGGTTTTGGAAATGTCTACAAAGGAATTCTCTCGGACGGAACTGCTGTAGCTGTCAAGAGGCTTAAAGATGGAAATGCAATTGGAGGAGAGATTCAATTTCAGACTGAAGTTGAAATGATTAGCCTCGCGGTACATAGAAATCTGCTTCGACTTTATGGATTTTGCATGACATCATCCGAAAGACTTTTGGTTTATCCTTACATGTGCAATGGAAGTGTTGCGTCTCGTTTGAAGG GTAAACCCGTCTTGGATTGGGGAACAAGGAAGAACATTGCATTAGGAGCAGCAAGGGGACTACTATACCTTCATGAACAATGTGATCCAAAGATAATCCATAGGGATGTGAAGGCTGCAAACATATTACTTGATAACTACTGTGAAGCTGTAGTAGGTGATTTCGGTTTGGCAAAGCTTTTGGATCATCAAGATTCACATGTCACAACAGCAGTGCGAGGAACTGTAGGACATATTGCACCCGAATATCTTTCGACAGGACAATCCTCTGAGAAAACTGATGTGTTTGGATTCGGCATTCTTCTCCTTGAGCTGATTACAGGTCAGAGAGCCTTAGAATTCGGAAAAGCTGCTAACCAAAAAGGAGCCATGCTTGATTGG GTGAAGAAAATTCATCAAGAGAAGAAACTCGAACTCCTTGTGGACAAAGATCTAAAGAGCAACTACGACAAAATCGAGCTCGAGGAAACGGTTCAAGTAGCCCTCTTATGCACTCAATATCTTCCAAGCCATAGACCTAAAATGTCAGAAGTGGTAAGAATGCTTGAAGGTGATGGACTAGCTGAGAGATGGGAAGCTTCACAAAGAACAGACACTTCAAAATGGAAACATCATGAATCATCTTTATCAGATAGATATTCTGATCTTACTGATGATTCTGTGTTATTAGTCCAAGCTATGGAGCTTTCAGGACCAAGGTGA